In a single window of the Methanolobus psychrophilus R15 genome:
- a CDS encoding phospholipase D/transphosphatidylase → MVASALSPPHRLDPPESLLTRTAQVGTGVLNTICVPGDPFRDERKSWFKTEFDPGKGRLINASWGSQKLALIKRVVGRIRSKTPKIVKSPRNVKKEMPTVYEGNEVKYLIDGKETFKEIVAAIRTATGISETGEKADHFIYMLNWWMDKEFELDSDEPGVNLGLLLSQASHDKGVMVRAMLWNQQFTTQNSAEADHINSLDSGAAILDSRGNEDFPPFSWVGIPFIPMNIGAQHQKVLCVLGEEGLICFCGGIDFNPDRVQEVGKGSPLHDVHCRIRGPAATDLVHLFIQRWNDHAEGQKYNRSVAMGGKGPLITLKEMPPSAGSQIVQIGRTFGDYDYEFAPGGELTAKEIILCAINNAKRFIYTEDQYFVGNPQVEEALCEAMKRGIQHLTVVLTYYKLIDLPLVQHHRRKFIRKLREAGGDRVRIFVSCPQDSSEKTFKEGKIPHTYVHSKLWIIDDEFAVIGSLNTNNRSWSHDSEVAAGIYDTSNDIVMTYHFAHWLRIELWKEHLSLQTPEGSAELADGVASAVHWLDLPSGARVQRYNEQEKGDYHIPIPILGLPIERLVYSKIIDPD, encoded by the coding sequence ATGGTAGCTAGTGCTCTTTCCCCTCCTCATCGACTAGACCCGCCGGAATCGTTACTTACTCGAACAGCTCAGGTTGGGACTGGCGTCCTCAATACAATATGTGTCCCAGGTGACCCTTTCCGGGATGAGAGAAAATCATGGTTTAAGACGGAATTTGATCCTGGAAAAGGGAGGCTTATTAATGCCTCTTGGGGAAGTCAAAAATTAGCATTAATTAAGCGTGTAGTTGGCCGCATTCGATCAAAAACCCCTAAAATAGTCAAAAGTCCCAGAAATGTAAAGAAAGAAATGCCCACTGTTTATGAGGGTAACGAAGTTAAGTATTTGATTGATGGCAAAGAGACTTTTAAGGAAATTGTCGCAGCCATTCGTACAGCCACAGGAATATCGGAGACGGGTGAAAAAGCTGATCACTTCATTTATATGTTGAATTGGTGGATGGATAAAGAGTTCGAACTTGATAGTGATGAGCCAGGAGTAAACCTTGGTTTATTACTTTCTCAGGCCTCACACGACAAAGGTGTTATGGTTCGTGCCATGCTCTGGAATCAACAATTCACCACCCAGAACAGCGCTGAGGCCGATCACATCAATTCGCTGGATAGTGGCGCTGCGATCCTCGATAGCCGTGGTAACGAGGATTTTCCACCGTTTTCATGGGTAGGCATTCCATTTATTCCTATGAATATAGGTGCTCAACATCAAAAGGTACTCTGCGTTTTGGGAGAAGAGGGATTGATATGCTTCTGTGGAGGTATTGATTTCAACCCGGATCGCGTTCAAGAAGTGGGAAAAGGCTCTCCACTCCACGATGTACATTGCAGGATCCGCGGCCCTGCAGCAACGGATCTGGTACATCTTTTTATTCAACGTTGGAATGATCATGCAGAGGGTCAAAAGTATAACCGGTCCGTTGCAATGGGAGGCAAAGGGCCACTAATAACACTCAAAGAAATGCCGCCCTCGGCTGGGTCTCAGATAGTGCAGATCGGCCGTACTTTCGGGGATTATGACTACGAATTCGCACCCGGAGGCGAGCTAACGGCAAAAGAGATCATTCTCTGTGCCATAAATAATGCAAAGCGGTTCATTTACACCGAGGATCAGTATTTTGTGGGAAATCCGCAGGTGGAAGAAGCTTTATGTGAAGCCATGAAGAGAGGGATCCAACACCTTACGGTTGTCCTCACGTATTATAAATTGATCGACTTACCACTGGTCCAACATCATCGCCGCAAATTCATAAGAAAGCTTAGAGAAGCAGGAGGAGATCGAGTTCGCATCTTCGTCTCGTGTCCTCAGGACTCTAGCGAAAAGACCTTCAAAGAAGGAAAGATCCCTCACACTTATGTCCACTCCAAACTCTGGATCATCGACGACGAATTCGCGGTAATCGGTTCTCTCAATACAAATAACCGTAGTTGGTCACACGATAGTGAGGTCGCCGCTGGAATTTACGACACCTCTAATGATATTGTGATGACCTACCATTTTGCTCACTGGCTGCGAATCGAACTATGGAAAGAGCACCTTAGCTTGCAGACCCCAGAAGGCTCAGCAGAACTAGCAGACGGAGTAGCAAGCGCCGTCCACTGGCTGGATCTTCCCTCAGGAGCACGAGTGCAACGTTACAACGAACAGGAAAAGGGTGATTATCATATTCCTATCCCAATTTTAGGGCTTCCTATCGAACGGTTAGTATACAGTAAAATTATCGACCCCGATTGA
- a CDS encoding antioxidant, AhpC/TSA family has product MSKLKPGEVIEDFTLYDQNLNEVHLHDLKGKKILLAFHPLAWTRGCAKHMKMLEDNYGKFQAANAVVLGISIDSVHSKKAWARELGIENTLFLADFWPHGKVAKMYGLFNEDMGVSKRASIVIDEYLKVKLIKVYETRSLPDIEEIFNAMED; this is encoded by the coding sequence ATGAGTAAATTAAAACCAGGAGAAGTAATCGAAGATTTCACGCTGTATGACCAGAACCTCAACGAGGTACATCTGCACGACCTTAAAGGCAAAAAGATATTACTCGCCTTCCATCCGCTGGCCTGGACCAGGGGGTGCGCGAAGCACATGAAAATGCTTGAGGATAACTACGGAAAATTCCAGGCCGCAAACGCAGTAGTTCTTGGGATCAGTATTGATTCTGTGCACTCCAAGAAAGCCTGGGCCAGGGAACTGGGAATTGAGAATACCCTTTTCCTGGCAGACTTCTGGCCGCATGGCAAAGTGGCAAAGATGTACGGATTGTTTAATGAGGACATGGGCGTATCCAAGCGGGCCAGTATTGTGATTGATGAATATCTGAAAGTAAAACTTATAAAGGTTTATGAGACCCGTTCACTCCCGGATATTGAGGAGATCTTTAATGCAATGGAAGATTGA
- a CDS encoding peptidase U32, with translation MIRKPELLAPAGDRESLIAAVENGADAVYLGIKDFSARAYAGNFTVDEFREGLDYAHLRGVKVFVTLNTLIKDQEIEKAVNLMYTLDELGADAIIVQDIGLLSLARELLPGLPVHASTQMTIHNTEGVRFLQDMGISRIVLAREVSLKEIRTIKKETGMDIETFVHGALCICYSGQCLMSSMIGGRSGNRGHCAQPCRKKYSLMEDKEKLSTRGSFLLSPKDLNTSPILSELIEAGISSFKIEGRMKRPEYVAGVVRIYRRLIDRCISDPQGYFVSDEEAAQLAQLFNREFTTGYFKGNPAGDLMARDRPYNQGVPIGRVIGYNSRGRNLSLELSGPLRTGDGIGFGGGEESGMIVQAMYAGGKPVKEACNRDIVSIPFDAPLRTGTIIYRTLDSSLMKELQSSFEQPGRYRKVPVSLGVQASVGEPFVLTMRDEDDNSVSACSEYTIEAALRKATSMEDIHKQMNKLGNTAFELKAIEINMEDGVFIPIKEMNDTRNKAAAELERIRTEVHRREGQAAYNSISEPHCAENAKKPLLAVSVNNMESLQNAMECGADIIYYDTERYSMEEGTDLRTIASHAADAHVPVYLHTPLIVKDEEMPDVQEQMLTAIEAGFEGMVAANPGVLRKALSLGFRTIADSSFNIFNRQAASVFFRRGAELTVLSPEMNFEQIKDVSAGNQTEYIVHGNLQVMESEHCLVAALTGLEAMRETTKEGSFRLRDEKDFIFPVMTDKNGRTHIFNSKEMCLLEDISYLLDAGVSRFRIDARIAEPSLTGQVVSSYRNAIDSYYGDRQPMNKKCRDISKEFTRGHYHRGIL, from the coding sequence ATGATACGAAAACCCGAACTTCTTGCCCCTGCCGGGGATAGGGAATCGCTTATCGCTGCAGTAGAGAATGGTGCAGATGCCGTTTATCTAGGGATAAAGGATTTCAGTGCAAGGGCATATGCCGGTAATTTCACAGTTGATGAGTTCAGGGAAGGGCTGGACTATGCCCATCTGAGGGGGGTAAAGGTTTTTGTTACCCTGAACACACTCATTAAAGATCAGGAGATCGAAAAAGCAGTCAACCTGATGTATACTCTTGACGAGCTTGGAGCTGATGCGATAATTGTACAGGACATCGGTCTGCTGTCACTTGCAAGGGAACTTCTGCCTGGCTTGCCGGTGCATGCCAGCACCCAGATGACCATCCACAACACCGAAGGAGTGCGATTCCTGCAGGACATGGGCATAAGCAGGATCGTACTTGCAAGAGAAGTGTCACTTAAGGAGATAAGGACGATCAAGAAGGAAACAGGAATGGATATAGAGACTTTCGTTCACGGTGCCCTGTGCATCTGCTATTCCGGCCAGTGCCTGATGAGCAGCATGATCGGAGGCAGGAGCGGTAACCGTGGACACTGCGCCCAGCCATGCCGGAAAAAATACAGCCTCATGGAGGACAAAGAGAAGCTCAGCACCAGGGGTAGCTTTCTCCTGAGCCCAAAAGACCTTAACACTTCCCCGATACTGTCAGAGCTCATAGAGGCGGGCATCAGCTCTTTCAAAATAGAGGGCCGTATGAAGCGGCCCGAGTATGTGGCAGGCGTGGTGAGAATATACCGCCGCCTTATTGACAGGTGCATAAGCGATCCGCAGGGCTACTTCGTGTCTGATGAAGAGGCCGCGCAGCTTGCCCAGCTCTTCAACAGGGAGTTCACAACAGGATATTTCAAGGGTAACCCTGCCGGGGACCTGATGGCCCGGGACAGGCCATATAACCAGGGAGTGCCCATCGGCAGGGTCATCGGATACAATAGCAGGGGCAGGAACCTGAGCCTTGAACTATCGGGTCCCCTGCGGACAGGAGATGGCATAGGCTTTGGAGGGGGAGAGGAGTCAGGAATGATCGTGCAGGCCATGTATGCCGGAGGGAAGCCTGTAAAAGAAGCATGCAACAGAGATATTGTTTCAATACCCTTTGATGCGCCGCTCAGGACGGGAACAATTATTTACAGGACTCTTGACAGTTCGCTCATGAAAGAGCTGCAAAGTTCATTTGAGCAGCCCGGCAGGTACAGGAAAGTACCTGTATCCCTTGGAGTGCAAGCATCTGTTGGAGAGCCCTTTGTTTTGACGATGCGTGATGAAGATGACAATAGTGTCAGTGCCTGTTCTGAATACACCATTGAAGCCGCCCTCAGAAAAGCAACATCCATGGAAGATATACACAAGCAGATGAATAAACTTGGAAACACTGCTTTTGAGTTAAAGGCAATTGAAATTAATATGGAAGATGGTGTCTTCATACCTATCAAAGAGATGAACGATACAAGGAATAAAGCCGCAGCAGAATTGGAGAGAATAAGGACAGAAGTCCACAGAAGAGAAGGGCAAGCGGCATATAATTCCATTAGTGAACCCCATTGCGCGGAAAATGCAAAAAAGCCACTTCTTGCAGTCAGTGTCAACAACATGGAAAGTCTGCAAAATGCTATGGAATGCGGCGCTGACATAATATATTACGATACGGAACGATACTCAATGGAGGAAGGTACAGACCTGCGGACCATTGCTTCACATGCCGCGGATGCACATGTACCGGTCTATCTGCACACTCCGCTCATTGTCAAAGACGAAGAGATGCCGGATGTTCAAGAGCAAATGCTTACCGCCATTGAGGCGGGGTTTGAGGGAATGGTTGCAGCGAATCCCGGAGTGCTCAGGAAGGCGCTTTCGCTTGGTTTCAGGACTATTGCAGACAGCTCGTTCAATATATTCAACAGGCAGGCAGCATCAGTTTTCTTCAGGAGGGGAGCTGAGCTGACAGTACTCTCCCCGGAGATGAACTTCGAACAGATAAAAGACGTGAGTGCCGGGAATCAGACAGAATATATCGTTCACGGCAACCTGCAGGTCATGGAGTCCGAACACTGTCTGGTTGCAGCCCTGACCGGACTGGAGGCAATGCGTGAAACCACCAAAGAGGGCTCATTCCGGCTGAGGGATGAAAAGGACTTTATCTTCCCGGTAATGACCGATAAGAATGGCAGAACACATATTTTCAATTCAAAGGAAATGTGCCTTCTGGAAGATATATCCTACCTTTTGGATGCAGGTGTTTCGAGATTTAGGATCGATGCAAGGATTGCAGAGCCATCGCTTACAGGGCAGGTTGTAAGTTCATACAGGAATGCAATTGATTCTTACTATGGAGACAGACAGCCCATGAATAAAAAATGCCGGGATATCTCAAAGGAGTTCACCAGAGGGCATTACCACAGGGGCATACTATGA
- a CDS encoding deoxynucleoside 5'-monophosphate N-glycosidase — translation MRIFLSASIRGGRDMLHVYTEILELLQCYGHEVLSWHVADPELEDKEFLMTEQGIYERDMGLLVRSECMIAEVSTPSIGVGYEICRALQLGLPTLCLHSPHSRVSAMILGNKNNRIICRQYANYQELEKNIGHFLATI, via the coding sequence ATGAGGATATTCCTTTCAGCCTCGATACGCGGCGGCAGGGACATGCTGCATGTGTACACAGAGATATTGGAGTTATTGCAGTGCTACGGACATGAGGTTCTGAGCTGGCATGTTGCAGACCCTGAACTTGAGGACAAGGAATTCCTGATGACAGAACAGGGAATATACGAGCGTGACATGGGTTTGCTCGTCAGGAGCGAGTGCATGATCGCAGAGGTCAGCACTCCCTCCATAGGTGTAGGTTATGAGATCTGCAGGGCCCTGCAGCTCGGTCTGCCCACACTCTGCCTGCACTCGCCGCATTCCAGGGTCTCTGCAATGATACTCGGGAACAAGAACAATAGGATCATATGCAGGCAATACGCCAATTATCAGGAACTGGAAAAGAATATCGGGCATTTCCTGGCAACCATCTAA
- a CDS encoding lysyl-tRNA synthetase — MADITHWADVVADEVLAKGRKHLVATGITPSGHIHIGNMREVVTADAAYRALLDKGAQAEFVYIADTYDPLRKVYPFLDESYAEHVGKPLSDVPCPCGKHQSYSEHYLEPFLIALERLGIRPTVYRADELYKQGVYTDAIKKALVKRDEIAAILQSVSGKTPADTWSPFNPICSACGKINTTIVTGFDLDAETVDYTCSCTNSGTVSMNGGGKLTWRVDWPARWKALGVTVEPYGKDHASKGGSYDTGMLIAKEVFGYDAPFPIVYEWIMLGNEGAMSSSSGVVVSISDMLKVVPPEVLRYLIIRTKPEKHIKFDPSQPLLNLVDEFERLHSIDGPGSYEKRILELSHAVGICHTDIPFKHMITIYQAAGGDFGKIMRIVKRAGYDTTNERCIKELADNVGNWLEMYAPEFAKFSVKSELPVQAASLSELQRAFLASFSKLISQRAEMSGEDYHNLVYSAKEQDSELTGEMAQLLGVGPEQIQADPKELFKAVYTAVLGQQSGPKAGWFLSSLEKDFLVERFRKASEYQP, encoded by the coding sequence ATGGCAGATATCACACACTGGGCGGATGTAGTTGCAGACGAGGTTCTCGCCAAAGGTAGGAAACATCTCGTTGCAACAGGAATAACGCCATCAGGTCATATTCATATAGGCAATATGCGCGAGGTCGTAACAGCGGATGCAGCATACAGGGCCCTTCTCGACAAAGGCGCACAGGCCGAGTTCGTCTATATTGCTGACACTTACGATCCCCTCAGGAAGGTCTATCCTTTCCTTGATGAAAGTTATGCTGAACATGTGGGAAAACCCCTGTCAGATGTGCCGTGCCCCTGCGGGAAGCATCAGAGTTACTCTGAGCACTATCTTGAGCCGTTTCTTATAGCTCTTGAGCGTCTGGGGATACGCCCCACTGTGTACAGGGCTGATGAACTGTACAAGCAGGGTGTCTATACGGATGCCATTAAGAAGGCACTCGTGAAAAGGGATGAAATAGCAGCCATCCTTCAGAGTGTCTCAGGTAAAACCCCTGCGGATACCTGGAGTCCCTTCAATCCTATCTGTAGCGCATGCGGTAAAATAAACACGACGATCGTCACAGGCTTTGACCTGGATGCCGAAACCGTTGATTACACCTGCTCCTGCACAAACTCAGGCACTGTTTCCATGAACGGCGGCGGCAAGCTTACCTGGCGTGTGGACTGGCCCGCAAGATGGAAGGCCCTTGGGGTCACAGTCGAGCCCTACGGCAAGGACCATGCATCAAAAGGCGGCTCATACGACACCGGCATGCTGATAGCAAAAGAGGTATTCGGATATGATGCTCCTTTCCCCATAGTCTATGAATGGATCATGCTGGGTAACGAGGGTGCTATGTCATCTTCCTCAGGTGTTGTTGTTTCCATATCGGATATGCTGAAGGTTGTGCCTCCCGAGGTACTCAGGTATCTTATTATCCGTACAAAACCCGAGAAGCACATAAAATTCGATCCCTCACAGCCCCTGCTGAATCTTGTGGACGAATTCGAGCGTCTCCATTCCATCGATGGTCCCGGCTCCTATGAGAAGAGGATACTGGAGCTGTCACATGCAGTGGGTATATGTCATACTGATATCCCATTCAAGCACATGATCACTATTTACCAGGCCGCAGGCGGGGACTTTGGTAAAATAATGCGCATAGTTAAAAGGGCAGGCTATGACACCACAAATGAGAGATGCATAAAAGAGCTGGCGGATAATGTCGGTAACTGGCTTGAGATGTATGCGCCTGAATTTGCAAAGTTCAGTGTGAAAAGTGAACTGCCGGTGCAAGCTGCCAGCCTTTCTGAACTCCAGCGGGCTTTTCTTGCCTCCTTCTCAAAGCTCATTTCCCAACGGGCTGAGATGAGCGGAGAGGACTATCATAATCTGGTCTATTCGGCAAAGGAGCAGGATTCCGAGCTGACAGGAGAAATGGCGCAACTTCTGGGTGTCGGCCCGGAACAGATACAGGCAGATCCTAAGGAACTCTTCAAGGCCGTCTATACTGCTGTGCTCGGGCAACAGTCAGGCCCCAAGGCGGGATGGTTCCTGTCCTCACTGGAAAAGGACTTCCTTGTGGAGCGCTTCAGGAAAGCTTCAGAATATCAGCCTTGA
- a CDS encoding iron dependent repressor — translation MHPERTGEYLETIFLLVRKNNTPARTTQIAAELNVSPPSVTEMIQRLSESGFVHYRPYYGVELTESGNNLAKKQRHTNRVLRRFLIMVLGMEPEIAKEEANNLQHTASENLLEHICQYMLHMQLCPECRDSKVKGAVIYRCQSTQIRPCDRTSGQLSKNDINSHSFLNNENCS, via the coding sequence ATGCATCCTGAACGCACAGGCGAATACCTTGAAACGATATTTCTTTTGGTAAGAAAGAATAATACTCCTGCAAGGACTACCCAGATAGCTGCTGAACTTAATGTTTCACCCCCAAGCGTCACAGAAATGATACAACGGCTCTCAGAGAGCGGATTTGTACACTACAGACCTTACTATGGGGTAGAGCTGACAGAGTCAGGCAACAACCTGGCAAAAAAACAGAGACATACCAATCGTGTGCTAAGGAGATTTCTGATCATGGTATTGGGGATGGAGCCTGAGATTGCGAAAGAGGAGGCTAACAACCTTCAGCATACTGCTTCTGAAAACTTGCTTGAACATATATGCCAATACATGCTGCATATGCAGCTCTGCCCAGAGTGCAGGGATTCAAAAGTAAAAGGTGCTGTAATTTATCGATGTCAAAGCACGCAGATCAGACCATGTGACAGGACATCGGGACAACTTTCAAAAAATGATATCAATAGTCACTCTTTCTTAAATAATGAGAATTGTTCGTAG